Proteins encoded together in one Triticum dicoccoides isolate Atlit2015 ecotype Zavitan chromosome 7B, WEW_v2.0, whole genome shotgun sequence window:
- the LOC119340285 gene encoding uncharacterized protein LOC119340285 codes for MDHQQLPAPLPAPAVRVIGIDDFFKAFDLVKITGLPIPDDAPEVEGTTWDFTKADSTGNDHWDWIKRQCYNKSNELSNNRRDILPLLKNKRAHRREIARLGSQLKDLEQGLRAKILDFDQFVLGGFTFPSHFDHFPALKEKGKKKK; via the exons ATGGACCACCAGCAACTCCCTGCCCCCCTGCCGGCGCCGGCG GTGAGGGTGATTGGCATCGACGACTTCTTTAAGGCCTTCGACCTTGTGAAAATCACTGGGCTCCCCATCCCCGATGACGCCCCTGAAGTG GAGGGGACAACATGGGATTTTACCAAAGCAGACTCCACGGGCAACGACCACTGGGACTGGATCAAGCGGCAGTGTTACAATAAGTCAAATGAGCTCAGTAACAACAGAAGAGATATTCTACCACTGCTGAAGAACAAGAGAGCACACCGTAGGGAGATTGCAAGGCTGGGGAGTCAACTTAAAGATCTTGAGCAGGGGCTCAGAGCaaaaattcttgattttgatcaATTTGTTTTGGGTGGGTTTACTTTCCCAAGTCATTTTGATCATTTCCCTGCCCtcaaggagaaggggaagaagaaaAAGTAA